Genomic segment of Ewingella sp. CoE-038-23:
TGGGCAGATTTACGGCGTGATTGGAGCTTCTGGTGCAGGGAAAAGCACCCTAATCCGCTGTGTTAATTTGCTGGAACGCCCAACTAAGGGTCAGGTTATCGTTGATGGCCAAGATCTGATGGCATTCTCTGAGAAAGCGCTGACTCGCGCTCGCCGGCAGATTGGCATGATTTTTCAGCACTTTAACCTGCTCTCTTCTCGTACTGTCTTCGGCAACGTGGCTTTGCCGTTGGAGCTGGATAACCTCTCCTCTGGCGAGATTCAAAAACGCGTTAGCGAATTGCTGAAATTGGTCGGTCTGGAAGATAAGCATGATGCTTACCCGGCCAATTTGTCCGGCGGCCAGAAACAGCGTGTGGCTATCGCGCGTGCTTTGGCCAGCAATCCTAAGGTGCTGTTGTGCGATGAAGCCACCAGCGCGCTGGACCCGGCAACCACGCGTTCTATTCTGGAATTGCTGAAAGACATCAACCGCCGTCTGGGCCTGACTATCTTGTTGATCACCCATGAGATGGACGTGGTAAAACGTATCTGTGATCAGGTGGCGGTGATCAGCAACGGCCAGCTTATCGAACAAGATAAAGTTAGCGAGATGTTCTCTCATCCGAAAACGCCGCTGGCACAGCAGTTTATTCAATCCACGCTGCATCTGGATATTCCTGATGACTACGCCGATCGGCTGGTTGCTCAGCCCGCTGCCGATCTGGTTCCTTTATTGCGTCTGGAATTTACCGGCCAGTCGGTAGATGCTCCGCTATTATCTGAAGTGGTTCGTCGCTTCAACATTAACAACAATATTATTAGTGCTCAGATGGATTACGCCGGTGGCGTCAAATTCGGCATCATGTTGACCGAAATGCACGGTGAAGAAGCGAGTACGCAGGCTGCGATTGAGTTCTTGCAGCAGAATCAAGTGAAAGTAGAGGTGCTCGGTTATGTCTGAGGCAATGATGTGGTTAATGGGCCGAGGCATCTGGGAAACCGTTGTAATGACGCTGACCTCCGGCTTCTTTGGTTTTGTACTTGGTTTGCCTTTTGGCGTGCTTCTGTATGTCACTCGCCCTGGTCAAATCGCTGAGAATAAGAAGGTCTATCGCGTCATGTCTGCGGTGGTGAATATTTTCCGTTCGATTCCTTTCATTATTCTCTTAGTCTGGATGATTCCATTCACGCGAATGATTGTTGGGACATCAATCGGTCTGCAAGCAGCCATCGTGCCTTTAACCGTGGGCGCTGCGCCGTTTATCGCGCGTATGGTTGAGAATGCGCTGTTGGAAATTCCTAGCGGTTTGGTGGAAGCGGCTCGCGCTATGGGTGCAACACCGATGCAAATCATCCGCAAAGTCTTGCTGCCAGAAGCACTGCCGGGCTTAGTCAATGCAGCGACTATCACGCTCATCACGCTGGTTGGTTATTCAGCCATGGGTGGCGCAGTGGGTGCTGGCGGTCTGGGCCAGATTGGTTATCAGTATGGTTACATCGGATATGATGCCACCGTCATGAATACAGTATTGATTTTGTTAGTCGTATTGGTTTATCTGATTCAGTTTTGTGGCGACCGCATTGTGAAAGCGGTAACCCACAAGTAAAGCAGCACGGTTCTACCTTAAAAACATTGCGAATAATTTATCTCCCTTATAGAGGAAAGGATATGTCTACAAAATTCAAATCGATTGCAGTTGTCGGCGCGCTTTTGGGAACGCTGGCTCTGGTAGGATGCGGGCCGAAAGAACAAGATCCAAACCATATCAAAGTGGGTGTGATCGTGGGTTCTGAGCAGCAAGTAGCTGAAGTCGCACAGAAAGTGGCTAAAGAGAAATATGGTCTGGACGTTGAGCTGGTAACTTTCAATGACTATGTTCTGCCGAACGAAGCATTGAGCAAAGGCGATATCGACGTTAACGCCTTCCAGCACAAGCCTTATTTGGATCAGCAGATTAAAGATCGCGGCTACAAACTGGTGCCAGTCGGTAACACCTTCGTGTACCCAATTGCTGGTTACTCTAAAAAAATTAAATCCATCTCTGAGCTGAAAGCAGGCGACCAGATTGCTCTGCCGAATGACCCAACTAACCTTGGCCGTTCACTGTTGCTGTTGCAGAAAGAAGGTTTGATCAAACTTAAAGACGGCGTTGGTCTGCTGCCTACCGTTCTTGATGTGACTGAGAACCCTAAAAACTTGAAACTGGTTGAGCTGGAAGCACCACAGCTGCCACGTTCACTGGATGATGACAAAATTGCTCTGGCAGTGATCAACACCACTTACGCCAGCCAAATTGGTCTAACCCCTGAGAAAGACGGCATCTTCGTAGAAGACAAAGAGTCTCCATACGTTAACCTGATCGTTTCTCGTGAAGACAACAAAGACGCTGAGAACGTTAAGAAATTTGTTCAGGCGTACCAGTCTGACGAAGTTAACGCTGCGGCGAATAAAATCTTCAACGGCGGCGCAGTTAAGGGTTGGTAAGTTTCATCAGAGGCTAAATTGCCCCTGATGAGGCAAACTCTTTTCTAAATAAATAACAAGGCGGGCTTATGCTCGCCTTGTTATTTTCCTAATACCTTGCTTCAATAACGCCACATTATTCCCCACTACATAGTACAAAGCAGAGGATATACCATGCGTGCTTTACCTCTCTGTTTGTTAGCTCTCTTGCTAGCTGGTTGTTCTGCGACTCACAAACCGCTGCCACCCACGCCTGAAAAGCCAACTCCGGTAGAACCAAAACCTGTAAAACCAAAACCAGCGCCCGTTCGCCCTGCACCGGTGAAACTGTATAAAGATGCTGAAGCTTTGGTAGGCACACCGTTCCGCGATCTGGGTGAAGTCTCTGGCGAATCATGTCAGGCCGATACTCAGGATTCACCGCCAAGCTTAGCGACCGCCCGTAAGCGCATGCTTACTCGCGCGTCCTATATGAAAGCCAATGCCGTATTGCTGCACCAGTGCCAGATTATTACCGGCGTCCCAGGTTGCCACCAGCAAGCTGTTTGCCAAGGTTCGGCGTTAAACGTTACCTTTAAATGACATCATTTTCGTTCGCCCAAATAGGGACCATTCACTCTCCCTATAAAGAGAAATTCGCGGTGCCGCGTCAGCCTGGCTTGATTGAAGATGGCGGCGGAGAACTGCACTTGCTGCCTCCTTACAATCAGGCTGAAGCCGTAAGAGGGCTGGAAGATTTTAGCCATATTTGGGTGATGTTCATTTTCCACCAAACGATGGAAGGCGGCTGGCGTCCAACCGTGCGCCCGCCTCGTTTGGGGGGTAATGCGCGAGTCGGCGTGTTTGCGACTCGCTCAACCTTTCGGCCAAACCCCTTGGGGATGTCGCTGGTTGAGCTGAAAGGCATTCGCCGTCAGGGGCAAAATGTAGTGCTCGAGTTGGGCAGTCTGGACTTGGTCGACGGCACACCCATTGTCGACATCAAACCTTATCTGCCTTTCGCCGAGAGCCATCCTGAAGCACGCGCCGGTTTTGCCCAGTCGGCGCCTGTCGCCACTATGCCGGTTACTTTCTCTGCCAGCGCAGAGCAGCAACTGCTGCTTAATAGTGTCAAGTACCCTCACCTGCGCCGTTTTATCACGCAGGTTTTAGGTCAGGATCCCCGCCCTGCTTACCGTAAAGGTGAGGAAGTTGAACGAGATTACGCCGTCCATCTGCTGGAATTTAACGTGCGCTGGCGGGTGATTGACGATGTGAACCACGTCTTGTCTCTGGACAAAAACTAAATTTCCATCCCTTCTCTTTTGACAACCCGCAGTCGCTGGTAAACTAAACCACTTTTTCACGTTTTGGCTGCCCACTGGCAGCTCGATTGCAATTAGCAGTGCTAACGGAATCAACACAACATGCGTACAACTCAATATCTGCTCTCCACATTAAAAGAGACGCCAGCCGACGCCGAAGTGATCAGCCACCAGCTGATGCTGCGCGCCGGGATGATCCGCAAATTGGCTTCAGGTTTATACACCTGGTTGCCGACCGGTCTGCGCGTCCTGCGTAAAGTTGAAAATATCGTGCGCGAAGAGATGAATAACGCACACGCCATCGAAGTATCAATGCCGGTGGTTCAGCCCGCAGACTTGTGGCAGGAGAGTGGTCGCTGGGAGCAGTATGGCCCTGAGTTGCTGCGTTTCGTCGATCGTGGCGATCGCTCATTCGTGCTCGGCCCAACGCATGAGGAAGTCATCACCGACTTGATCCGTAACGAGCTCAGCTCTTATAAGCAACTGCCGCTGAACTTCTTCCAGATCCAGACCAAATTCCGTGACGAAGTTCGTCCGCGCTTTGGTGTGATGCGTTCTCGCGAATTCATCATGAAGGATGCTTACTCCTTCCACACCACGCAGGAATCCTTGCAGGAAACCTACGACGCGATGTATGCCGCTTACAGCAAAATCTTCAGCCGTATGGGTCTGGATTTCCGTGCTGTGCAGGCTGATACCGGATCAATCGGCGGTAGCGCCTCTCACGAGTTCCAGGTGCTGGCGTCAAGCGGCGAAGATGACATCATCTTCTCTACAAACTCTGACTTCGCGGCTAACATCGAGCTGGCAGAAGCTGTGGCTCCAGCTACTCCGCGCGCGGCTGCAACCGAAGAGATGCGTCAGGTTGCTACGCCAAACGCCAAAACTATCGCCGAGCTGGTTGAGCAATTCCAACTGCCGGTTGAGAAAACCGTTAAAACGCTGATGGTTCACGCCACCGAAGAGAGCGGCCACAAGCTGGTTGCCCTGCTGGTTCGCGGCGACCACGAGCTGAATGAAGTGAAAGCCGAGAAGCTGCCACAGGTTGCTTCGCCGCTGACTTTCGCTACCGAAGCTGAAATCCGC
This window contains:
- the metN gene encoding methionine ABC transporter ATP-binding protein MetN; the encoded protein is MIKLSNITKVFQQGTRSIVALSDVNLHVPAGQIYGVIGASGAGKSTLIRCVNLLERPTKGQVIVDGQDLMAFSEKALTRARRQIGMIFQHFNLLSSRTVFGNVALPLELDNLSSGEIQKRVSELLKLVGLEDKHDAYPANLSGGQKQRVAIARALASNPKVLLCDEATSALDPATTRSILELLKDINRRLGLTILLITHEMDVVKRICDQVAVISNGQLIEQDKVSEMFSHPKTPLAQQFIQSTLHLDIPDDYADRLVAQPAADLVPLLRLEFTGQSVDAPLLSEVVRRFNINNNIISAQMDYAGGVKFGIMLTEMHGEEASTQAAIEFLQQNQVKVEVLGYV
- the tsaA gene encoding tRNA (N6-threonylcarbamoyladenosine(37)-N6)-methyltransferase TrmO, giving the protein MTSFSFAQIGTIHSPYKEKFAVPRQPGLIEDGGGELHLLPPYNQAEAVRGLEDFSHIWVMFIFHQTMEGGWRPTVRPPRLGGNARVGVFATRSTFRPNPLGMSLVELKGIRRQGQNVVLELGSLDLVDGTPIVDIKPYLPFAESHPEARAGFAQSAPVATMPVTFSASAEQQLLLNSVKYPHLRRFITQVLGQDPRPAYRKGEEVERDYAVHLLEFNVRWRVIDDVNHVLSLDKN
- a CDS encoding MetQ/NlpA family lipoprotein gives rise to the protein MSTKFKSIAVVGALLGTLALVGCGPKEQDPNHIKVGVIVGSEQQVAEVAQKVAKEKYGLDVELVTFNDYVLPNEALSKGDIDVNAFQHKPYLDQQIKDRGYKLVPVGNTFVYPIAGYSKKIKSISELKAGDQIALPNDPTNLGRSLLLLQKEGLIKLKDGVGLLPTVLDVTENPKNLKLVELEAPQLPRSLDDDKIALAVINTTYASQIGLTPEKDGIFVEDKESPYVNLIVSREDNKDAENVKKFVQAYQSDEVNAAANKIFNGGAVKGW
- a CDS encoding methionine ABC transporter permease MetI → MSEAMMWLMGRGIWETVVMTLTSGFFGFVLGLPFGVLLYVTRPGQIAENKKVYRVMSAVVNIFRSIPFIILLVWMIPFTRMIVGTSIGLQAAIVPLTVGAAPFIARMVENALLEIPSGLVEAARAMGATPMQIIRKVLLPEALPGLVNAATITLITLVGYSAMGGAVGAGGLGQIGYQYGYIGYDATVMNTVLILLVVLVYLIQFCGDRIVKAVTHK
- the proS gene encoding proline--tRNA ligase, with amino-acid sequence MRTTQYLLSTLKETPADAEVISHQLMLRAGMIRKLASGLYTWLPTGLRVLRKVENIVREEMNNAHAIEVSMPVVQPADLWQESGRWEQYGPELLRFVDRGDRSFVLGPTHEEVITDLIRNELSSYKQLPLNFFQIQTKFRDEVRPRFGVMRSREFIMKDAYSFHTTQESLQETYDAMYAAYSKIFSRMGLDFRAVQADTGSIGGSASHEFQVLASSGEDDIIFSTNSDFAANIELAEAVAPATPRAAATEEMRQVATPNAKTIAELVEQFQLPVEKTVKTLMVHATEESGHKLVALLVRGDHELNEVKAEKLPQVASPLTFATEAEIRAVVDAGPGSLGPVNLPMPIVVDRTVAVMSDFSAGANIDGQHLFGINWERDLPLPQVADIRNVVEGDISPDGKGTLLIKRGIEVGHIFQLGTKYSQAMNATVQGEDGRNQVMTMGCYGIGVTRVVAAAIEQNHDDRGIIWPDAIAPFQVAILPMNMQKSFRVKEAAETLYETLRAKGIDVILDDRKERPGVMFADMELIGVPYQVVIGDRNLDAEELEYKNRRTGEKLMIKQSDIVEHLLSQIAR
- the rcsF gene encoding Rcs stress response system protein RcsF, yielding MRALPLCLLALLLAGCSATHKPLPPTPEKPTPVEPKPVKPKPAPVRPAPVKLYKDAEALVGTPFRDLGEVSGESCQADTQDSPPSLATARKRMLTRASYMKANAVLLHQCQIITGVPGCHQQAVCQGSALNVTFK